The Desulfosoma sp. DNA window TTTTAACCCTAGGCATTGAGGTGCCCAATGCTGCCGAGTCAAGTGTTTCTTTACGACACCACTCTGAGGGACGGAACCCAGGCGGAAGATTTCAACTTGTCTTTGACGGACAAGATTCGTGTAGCCCTGAAATTGGACGATTTGGGTATTCACTACATCGAGGGAGGATGGCCTGGGTCCAATCCCAAGGACGAGGAATTTTTTTCTGAGATTCGAAATTATGAGTTGAAACGGGCGAAAATTGCCGCCTTTGGGTCCACGCATCACCCTTCGAAGCGTCCTGAGCACGATGCCAACCTACAGGCTTTGGTCCAAGCCAAAACGCCTGTGGTGACCATTTTCGGAAAGAGCTGGACGGTGCATGTCAAGGAGGCCCTGAGGACCACGCTTCAAAAGAACCTAGAGATTATTCGAGACAGTTTGGCTTTTTTGAGGCCTCAGGTGCCCACATTGTTTTACGATGCCGAGCATTTCTTTGACGGGTTTCGAGACAATGCGGAGTATGCGTTGGCCACTTTGGAAAAAGCCGTGGAGGGTGGGGCTGAGTGCTTGGTTTTATGTGACACCAATGGAGGGAACCTGCCGTCTTTCATTCAACAAGCGATAAGGGCGGTTAAAGAGCGTCTACCCAACATACCTCTTGGGATTCATGCCCATAACGATTCCGAACTGGCCGTGGCCAATTCGCTGGCGGCGGTGGAGATGGGCGTGACCCAAGTTCAGGGAACGTTCAACGGTGTCGGGGAACGCTGCGGCAATGCGAACCTCTGTTCCATCATTCCAGCCTTATGCCTGAAGATGAACATTCCATGCTTGGGTGCCGAAGATTTACGAAAGCTTCGACAAGTCAGCCGGTTTATTTTAGAGATCGCCAACGTGCCGCCTAATCGGTACCAGCCTTATGTGGGGCGCAGCGCCTTCGCCCATAAGGGAGGGGTTCATATCAGCGCGGTGGAACGTCATCCGGCCACCTATGAACACATCGATCCGGCTCTGGTAGGGAACAAAAGGCGATTTCTCATTTCCGACCTGTCCGGACGTGCGGCGGTGCAGCGTAAATCCATGGAATACGGCATTCCCATTTCTTCCAAGGATCCCGTGGCCTTGGAAGTGCTCAATCAGATCAAGGAATTGGAACACCAAGGCTACCAGTTTGAAGCCGCGGAAGCCAGCTTTGAGCTCCTTATCAACCGGGCCATGGGCCGTTTCAAGAAGTACTTTGAACTGATCGGCTATCGAGTGGTGGATCAAAAATTGAGTGAAGATGGAGATCCTGTCTCCGAAGCTACCATTCGAGTGCGTGTGGGGGGACAAGAAGAACACACGGCGGCTTTGGGCAACGGACCTGTGAACGCTTTGGACAACGCGTTGCGCAAGGCTCTGGAAAAGTTTTACCCGGAACTCAAGGGCATGGAACTAACCGACTACAGGGTTCGAGTGCTTCCCGGAAAGGAGGGAACAGCTTCCAAGGTACGGGTATTGATCGAATCCCACGACGGCAAGGAACATTGGGGAACCGTGGGAGTGTCCCACGATATTTTGGAAGCCAGCTGGCAGGCTTTGGTGGACAGCATCAATTACAAAATGTACTTGGAAGAAAAACTCCAGGAGAAGAAGGGGGCTTGAAAATCGAGCCTCGGCGTTTCTAAAGTCGATCATCTTTTTGTCCGGGGGGCACCCGCAGTCCTAGCAGAACCCACCTTTTGGCTTGTAGGGGCGAGGCGCCTCGCCCCTACCTTGAAATGGTATTAAAGAACTCGGTATTGCCAGTTCTCGAACATGCCCCTAATTATTAAGGCTTTGCACGGGTGCGGGGATTCGACCACCTAACCGAATGAATTCCGAGGAAAGTTCCCCGTTGGGTACGGGAATGATGGTGGCTTCTCCCAGAAGCCCCCCAAAGAAGGCTTTTTCTCCCGCTTTTTTCCCAGGCACAGGGATAAGACGTGTTGCCGTGGTCTTTCGATTGATGACCCCGATGGCCATTTCGTCGGCGATAATGGCGGCCAGGGTTTCCGCGGACGTGTCCCCAGGAAGGGCCACCATGTCCAAGCCCACAGAACAGACGCTGGTCATGGCTTCCAATTTTTCCAAACTGAGGTGCCCCTTCCGAGCCGCTTCTGAAATGTTGAGATCTTCGCTGACGGGAATGAAAGCGCCGCTTAGGCCTCCCACATAGC harbors:
- the cimA gene encoding citramalate synthase, producing MLPSQVFLYDTTLRDGTQAEDFNLSLTDKIRVALKLDDLGIHYIEGGWPGSNPKDEEFFSEIRNYELKRAKIAAFGSTHHPSKRPEHDANLQALVQAKTPVVTIFGKSWTVHVKEALRTTLQKNLEIIRDSLAFLRPQVPTLFYDAEHFFDGFRDNAEYALATLEKAVEGGAECLVLCDTNGGNLPSFIQQAIRAVKERLPNIPLGIHAHNDSELAVANSLAAVEMGVTQVQGTFNGVGERCGNANLCSIIPALCLKMNIPCLGAEDLRKLRQVSRFILEIANVPPNRYQPYVGRSAFAHKGGVHISAVERHPATYEHIDPALVGNKRRFLISDLSGRAAVQRKSMEYGIPISSKDPVALEVLNQIKELEHQGYQFEAAEASFELLINRAMGRFKKYFELIGYRVVDQKLSEDGDPVSEATIRVRVGGQEEHTAALGNGPVNALDNALRKALEKFYPELKGMELTDYRVRVLPGKEGTASKVRVLIESHDGKEHWGTVGVSHDILEASWQALVDSINYKMYLEEKLQEKKGA